The following is a genomic window from Malus sylvestris chromosome 7, drMalSylv7.2, whole genome shotgun sequence.
aaaaaatatagtagtgatgacggttatataagagaacctaaataataaagttattgtacagaagaattaaatacgaagtaaagaaaatgattgtaaaaatttaagtaattaaaaaaataatatggattAATAAAACCtcatattaatgaataataatccaatttgataaaaaaaataatcctaatataaaacatagtgatgaataataatccaatttgataataatccaatttaatgaataatccaatttgataataatccaatttaatgaataatccaatttgataataataaaaaacctaatattaatgaataataatccaatttgataaaaaaaataatcctaatataaaacatagtgatgaataataatccaatttaatgaataatccaatttgataataatccaatttaatgaataatccaatttgataataataaaaaacctaatattaatgaataataatccaatttgataaaaaaataatcctaatataaaacatagtgatgaataataatccaatttgataataatccaatttaataataatccaatttaatgaataatccaatttgataataagccaatttaatgaataatccaatttaatgaataataatccaatttaacaataatccaatttaatgaatagtccaatttgataataagccaatttaatgaataatccaatttaatgaataataatccaatttaacaataatccaatttaatgaatagtccaatttgataataagccaatttaatgaataatccaatttaatgaataataatcgaATTTaacaataatccaatttaatgaatagtccaatttgataataagccaatttaatgaataatccaatttaacaataatccaatttaatgaatagtccaatttgataataagccaatttaatgaataatccaatttaattaataataatccaatttgataataatctaatttgataataaaacctaatattaataaaataataaataacattaaacatattaaaataatcctagggaataattatacaacattacttaattacttaaaaaaattaacatgtaattgttaacattacttaattacttacaaaaattaacatgcaagtattaattacttaaaaaattaacatacgagtccatacaaatttatttgttgttgtataaattacaataatataaatataagtttgtaaacttaccttaaatatggaaccctttgtgttcaagctttggaatagatctggaatggctttgaaaatggtaagggaaataaaataataaataacattaaacatattaaaataatcctagggaataattatacaacattacttaattacttaaaaaaaattaacatgtaattgttaacattacttaattacttacaaaaattaacatgcaagtattaattacttaaaaaaattaacatacaagtccatacaaatttatttgttgttgtataaattacaataatataaatataagtttgtaaacttaccttaaatatggaaccctttgtgttcaagctttggaatggatctggaatgactttgacaatggtaagggaagaagaagaaacaaaaatgcTCTGAGGGAAtgcctctgatactccacctctgataAGGTTTTGCACATGCTCTGAGGGAATATAAGTATATAACAGAGAGTGGAACATGGTTTTGCATGTGAAAGCATATCACAGACTCACAGTGACACACGGTTTCATTATTAAAGTTCTATTATTCGTTGTCCATTGTCTGCAATTGTAAAAAGTGATTGAAAAATTAGTGAGGTGAGTCAGATGGGGTCAATCAACCACAGAGGCACACACACAGACATGCTATTATTCGTTGTCCATTGTCTGCAATTGTAAAAAGTGATTGAAAAATTCATAAGGTGAGTCAGATGGGGTCACTCAACCACAgaggcacacacacacacagacatgccatcacacacgcacacaacacacgcacacatatCTCACACGCAtacggctctctctctctctctctcattctcgatccttctctcttcttctctgagtCTGAGGCGCCGgacctctcttctcccccttctccattcgacccacacacacacagatctcccccttctcgatccttctctcttcttctctgaggccctcgatccttctctcttcttctctgaggcctgacctctcttctcccccttctccattcgacccacacacacacagatctccccATTCTCccactctctcgatccttcgcccactctctcgatccttcgATGCCGTTGATCGTGGCTCTGGCGAAGTCGGACTTGGCTCAGTCGTCTCTGGTGGTGCGCCGCTGAGCAAGGAGTTGGCCCAGTCATCGATTTTTCAGGTGAGATTCCATTGAAATCCTAAGCCCTAAACCGACATCACATATGTTGAATCGTTGATGCATGCGTGAAATTTGAagcttatatgtgaaattgaagttaaaaatcgtgttttgcaaggtttttgggatgaaatcggctcgggaataggcacaccatctccggcgttcttctccggcgTTCGATATCGGAGTCCGATTGCACCGTTCAACaaaatatctcgatatttccaaaatatcgcgatattatcgatattacgAAAACCACACGGATACCTATTTAAATATCCATTCCCCGaaaaatcgatattatcggcgatatttcgccgataatatcgatatttaaatccatgggagagacaacatatacaaattttgcttccacactattgagcaagagattgtgatacaagccacaccttgtagtagtcgaaggtttggatgaaccatataaattgaatttgcttcgaacagtcttgaatttgcttcgaaggtttgagaattgtagttgccctccattgatgaagcttttgttggcaccataaattggttttgcttcacactgtcttgatcaagagtgtgtgaagcttttgagaattgtggttgccctccattgataaagctcttgttggcaccataaattggttttacttcacactgtcttgatcaagagtgtgtgaagcttttgagaattgtggttgaactcctttgattaagcttttgttggcaccataaattggttttgcttcacactgtcttgattaagagtgtgtgaagcttttgagaattgtggttgctctctattgatgaagctcttgttggcaccataaattggttctgcttcacaatgtcttgatcaagagtgtgtgaagcttttaagaattgtggttgaactcctttgatgaagcctctgttggcaccataaattggttttgcttcacactgtcttgatcaaaagtgtgtgaagcttttgagaattgtgattgccctccattgataaagctcttgttggcaccataaattggttttgcttcacactgtcttggtcaagagtgtgtgaagcttttgagaattgtggttgccctccattgatgaagctcttgttggcactataaattggttttgcttcacactgtcttgatcaagagtgtgtgaagcttttgagaattgtggttgaactcctttgatgaagctcttgttggcaccataaattggttttgcttcacactatcttgatcaagagtgtgaagctttctatgagttgtaatGTTTGCATTATTACAGAgaggaaatgtttgaagcagatgcaagaaggctgaatagcttgatcttcgtatgccatgcattgaagttgttgttggcttgcaataagactttgttggtgactataactcttgttgggtataagtgctcccctagttgagttgtaaaacatgagagttttttattatttgtgaatgctaggagttcacatgtacaagttgtaccgctcgtcttctggttggtggaatgaatggtgagttgctttcatcacctggttggtggcacgaagatgagttccttcttcacctggttggtggcatgagtggcaagttgccaaatgatattagagtacgggttgtacatttcatcacctggttggtggcatgaaggagagtacggaaTAAGTGTATTTCCCACAGAAagcgtcaaatgttgatgcacaaaatcagtgaggattttggtacaacagaaagtgttaagtttgtgaccttcgctagattgctccgtcactagtatggataagtatgtaaatggatagagatagggaagcaaacataagatgtacgtggttcacccatattggctacgtccacggagtagatgagttctcattaattgtgaagggtttacacaagtacataggttcaagctctcctttagtgagtacaagtgaatgatttagtacaaatgacattaggcaatattgtgagagaatgatctctatttatagaagagagtttctagtttcattctgacattgacacgtgtcgtgttatgattggcttttgatgttgacacgtgttgcgctatgattggcttctgatgttgacacgtgttgcgctgtgattggcctcctggttagagggaaactcttctaggtccttgacggtataacattgactggtgctcagtagtttcgggattggtcaagtatggtacaaacaggtaTAAACCCAAATCCCTTTTGTTGATTTTGAAAAGGAACTAGGGACAAAGTGATTGATTTTGTTGATTTCGGATAAATGGTGCCATGATTTTATATGTATGGATCCACAATGGGAAGTACATACAAGGCGGTGATGGAGTTCGGGTTTATCATGACAGTGAAGCGGCTGAAGGACTCGAGGTGGTACCCGAGGATGGAGGAGACGTGGACTTGCTAGGAAGCTGAGGCACCCACACTTGGACCCTTGGGGACCCGTAAGGCCGGCCCGTTTCAAAAGGGTCGGGTTAGGTCCGGATCccattttgaaaaacccaaaacccgccccgccccgccccgttttATTTACAAACGGGTCTGGTCcggttccttcaattttgggccCAGCCCGGCCCATGCCCACTCCTagatgcaagtattatcctaAACATATtcggaagaaagaaaaaaaagtaactTTTGTTACATTTTCTGTTGTTTATCCCTGCAGTTTATTTTTTCGATACTTTTGTTTATCCATACATCCTCTAGGAGGGAAATGGCCTAATATCCGAACTTTCTCCCACCACCACATTTTTTGGATAAGGAAAATGTCAAATTAAAgacaacaaacaaaagaaagaccaCACCCCTCAACAATCCCATGGCTTACATGTTCTCACCCTCAACcttctcctccaccaccaccacagccACCAACACCACCATCACATCTCCAAAACCACCCCCAACTCAACTACCCCCAAGATCCCACCTCCCCATCCCACCCTCCAAACCACTCCTAAGTACCTTAACCACCACACTAACTGCCACCGCCGCTGCGGCTGCCATCCTAACCGCCTCTCCACCCTCATTAGCAGACCCCACAGCAACAACTTACCAAATCTACTACGGCACTGCTGCCAGCGCGGCCAACTATGGCGGTTACGGTGGCAACTCCGACAAGAAAGCCTCCGCTGAGTATGTCTATGATGTGCCAGATGGATGGAAAGAGCGTTTGGTATCAAAAGTCGAAAAGGGTACGTAAATATATGCTCACAACATCTACGACATATGTGTCACATGCTAATTATGTTGTGGCACTTAATAAATCCATATTTATATTGTTAAACTGTGAATCAGAAATCAATATTTAGTATATTTTTCTCGATGAATAGGGACAAATGGGACTGATAGCGAATTTTATAACCCGAAGAAGAAGTCAGAGAAAGAGTACTTGACATTCCTTTCCGGGTTTAGGCAACTAGCACCGAAGGATGAGGTGCTGAACAATTTGGCTTTGTCAGATGTGAACTTGCAGGACTTGCTAGCGAGCGCAGATAATGTGACATCGGAGGAAAGGAAGGACGAGAAGGGACAGGTTTACTACGTGTATGAGATCGATGGAGTTGCTGCTCATAGTTTGATTTCAGTGACTTGTGCTCAGAACAAGCTATATGCACATTTTGTCAATGCACCAATTACGGAGTGGAACCGTGACCATGACTTGTTGCAGCATGTTCATGAGTCCTTTAAAACTATTGGATCCTTTTAGCTTATTACATTTGATGCCTTTTGTCAATGTGGTTCTGTGTGCACATTTGAAATATATACAGATTTTGATCATGAAATAAAATGACGTTTGATCGATCCTTTCCAGTGTAGGCTTTCATCAgctttttttttcgatttaaaTTCCATAAGCACTTCAAAATTAGTGAATTTATAGTTTCTTCtgcacaataaaaaaaaaaagaaaaaagaaaaagctcTCTGCTATTATATGAAATGAGTTGGACTTATCACTTCCTCCCTAATTAGTGACTTGGAAGTTGGAATACATaagtttttcttcaaaaattgATACTGTCCTGCACAAGTAGAAACCAGAACAAACCAAATTGTACTGATTAGAAGCACTGGGATGTAAGCTACCGTTTCTGAACTGTCCAAATTGAACCAAGAACAAAATGAGCAGCTTACTGATACGGAATACATGAAATGAATAAAAAAGAACGTTAGCCGCATTGTTTACAAAACAAACTTAGATGTTTAAAATTCAGCTGGAAACAGCTTCTAATATGCGTAGGCTAGCAAAAGAGGAATCCGCCGGAGGAGGGGCTCATGTCTGATTAGCTAGTTGGTGAGCAACTAGCTGATATCATTAGCTCCAAGAGAAGGATCAGCCATGCACACTGGGTCTGAAACACAGCCCAGACTCCTACAGGAGGCAGTAGGGGTTTCCGCAATGAGCAAAAGCCTTGACGGAGCAATGCCGCACATCAACTTTCAACCATCAACTCGGATTGTTACAAATTTATGAatcattttttaacaaacttcaTATTAACAATGtacattttaattattaatttgaaGCAAAATTCAACTCTTGCTAATACAAAGTCAAGCCATCATCATAGGAAACATGCTATCCCCTAAGGTGTGGCATTTTCATCGCAGCTGCATCTCTTCTTCCAATTCCCACTTCCAGTGTTTGGTCACTTGTTCTTCTCATTCCATTTGTACCCAATCACTCCAGACCTGTGACTCCACTCTCCGGCAATCCCTTGGTGCAAATAATCCTCTCCTACACAATCCATATACAATTATCAACATAACGCTACTTCACTCACCATTTACTAAATTTACACTGGCTAGggattgaaaaataaattggtTGTGGGGCTGGagaaataaagagtaaattgaTGATTTGCCCCCCGAACTATCACTTAACTTTTGATTTTTCccttgaactttttaattggaaaattaatgactttaactaattattttggccgatttgccccctgctgttaatttttcattcattccatccaaatttctgttaaatggaagcatgtgcacaacatgtcaGGGTAGTTCGGTCACttcatgataggagcatatttatgcgcctttgttagcttatttctttgcatttacttagttagtttctatttataagagtgttttaagctattttcgtgtgtttataggtccaaTTGGCAAAAATGACAATAGATAGCTAaatggagcagttttggacttagATTGGATAGCATGCATGGGGAGCActttggatggacgtttttggtgtttaaataaTGCTAGAAATGTGCTACAATCTGGAGGAATTAAGAGTGAGGCTTGGGAGAAaaggaatcagaaattaaaGGGAAACCTTATCCTTAACAAACCTTATCTAATCCTATCATATCCTTATCCAAacttaccttatcttatccaattttgttttatctcaaccttatcttatcttatcttatcatatccTAATTTTACCTTACCTTATCTCTAGCTGCAAGGGCGATTCCTTATCACATTCAACCACTTCTAATCTGATTTAAGGAGTCCTAAAACACTGCAAACAACTCAATCCTTTTCCACCACAAAGTAGGCCgtgccctagccctataaatacaagttaTTGCCGTAGCTTTCAAGAAGAGCTTTAGAGAGAAATTcagagaaaaaaatataaagagtGCTAcagctttgcaaggaaggaaggagaataAAAGTTTTGTGCCGTGACCTGCCATCCAAGGCCATTGGAGTGCTGGAGCGTTCCtgggttctttctatccttaattttagtttaatgtttaaattataTTGGTTTcgtttaattgcaaacatgtggaactaatttcgttttagctagaggtgaatttgaagccatgatcatatgttttatatgaattgattacatacagttattgtttcataaaacatgaatgcgatttacttatctgtcttatagagaacttgttcttgtgtgttgattaagggtgcacacttagtttgcatgcagagATTTGAtactagaatataagggaatttcacttaatcgttatgaacttatatttacaagtagtaaaagtcactagtcatgattgtgttaagtaaattacTGGCagaagtatcatgcagttcatagttacgaatgccttgtcaatgcttatgattttcacagaacttaatgatctttgatatgtatctctgtcatgttgttcatatagggaacttgataagaataatttgattgcgtcgctaagtccaattcaatgaaattaggaaaatttgagagttaattagtgcagttcacaattaatttggggcattgttgtttatggtttataggaataataactggaaatcgatttgtatgcatatggtTCATATGCGGAGAAGAATCATCTAGCTAACATTTCacccaattttcgtccaaacctaCTTTGTTTCTACAATTTACTTGTTTTAAGTCAcaatttcgtccaaaaaccTCCCCTATTATGTTTAGTGTCAGTTTagcttagtttttagtttttaagtcTAATTAGTATTGATTAGCaccccttctaatccccggcctagaacaatCCCCACTTGCTCATAGTACAACTgtcttaatagggtttaatttgtgtgttagtttttaccacatcacttcattttttaaaataattgaaaaccttagatttctaaaatataaacctatgcaaatatcTGTGATTCTATATTGTGTCTAAAGGTCTAGCGAAGTGACGTttttgtccacaaatgagagtCATATGGTGTGCATgtgataagagttaacgttaatttggatgaaatctatgaaaaactaacggtaagGGGGGAATCGGCCaataaaattagtttaagtccttaattttccaattaaaaagttcaaggGAGAAATCGAAAGTTAAGTGATAGTTCAGATGGCAAATTGGTAGTTTAGCCTGAAATAAATTAGTTGCGAACTTGTTATATACGGAAttcaaacctaagacttctcacttacaagtaaggAATAAgaatattgtttgtaccatacttagggcctccatatttaaatctcatataaatactcgggggactcaaatgtaattatgtaataaatgaaggggcaaatatgtaaaaaatggGAGTAGCCATAAAAGGgtctcatcaccctcacaatccttaGGCTCTGAGATTCAGAGCAAAGggctctcatcctcacatacagaGGTCTCACATCCTGTAAACAGAGTTCTCATCCTCACCACAATCCCTgctctcaaactctctttttctctggggggactccccctcacccttgtaatcTATACATTCATacaaagaaatacaatcaacatcagtgtggatgtagcccaaacattggggtgaatcacgatacatcttgtgttctttactttcttgcagattcacggtcggatttacattgttccaagacccctccggttttgtgcatcaacatttagcgccgtctatgggaatcgatacaaaaagttgtgtcagttctctttcattttttcacctctgccgtgaatctgcaaaatcacaaccaaaaaaaaaccccacaCAGAGACACCAAGTTcatttctctccctctttccgTCCTCTCTCTTCATTTCCTTATCAGATATTCTCCTCTTTCTCGCCCATGACAAGTGTTTGGAGAGACTTGGCCACCGACCACCACGTCATCACTCCTCTGAACCAACATTTCCTGAAAGTACTGCTGCGAAGAAATTGAAGTTTTCTATCTCTGAATCTCTGTTTGCAGATGACGGAATTTACAGGGCTCGTCGCTCGCCGTCAGGATCCACATCCTACTCATCCTCCGTCGATGCTCCATGTAAGCCTTCTATCCctatacacacatacacacacacacacacacacacacacacacacacagaactGCTGGAATCCAAGCCTCCACCGCATTACCCTTCTTCAACCTCATGTACCATAGATCGTGCGCCGTCGGGGTCAACCT
Proteins encoded in this region:
- the LOC126628622 gene encoding thylakoid lumenal 19 kDa protein, chloroplastic-like is translated as MAYMFSPSTFSSTTTTATNTTITSPKPPPTQLPPRSHLPIPPSKPLLSTLTTTLTATAAAAAILTASPPSLADPTATTYQIYYGTAASAANYGGYGGNSDKKASAEYVYDVPDGWKERLVSKVEKGTNGTDSEFYNPKKKSEKEYLTFLSGFRQLAPKDEVLNNLALSDVNLQDLLASADNVTSEERKDEKGQVYYVYEIDGVAAHSLISVTCAQNKLYAHFVNAPITEWNRDHDLLQHVHESFKTIGSF